A section of the Streptomyces sp. NBC_01591 genome encodes:
- a CDS encoding arsenate reductase family protein, with the protein MEIWINPACSKCRSAVQLLDAEGAEYTVRRYLEDVPSPDEIRAVLDRLGLEPWDITRTQEADAKELGLKEWPREAGSRERWISALAEHPKLIQRPIITADDGTAVVARTDEAVRDALER; encoded by the coding sequence ATGGAGATCTGGATCAATCCCGCCTGTTCGAAGTGCCGCAGCGCGGTACAGCTGCTCGATGCGGAGGGTGCCGAATACACCGTCCGCCGATACCTGGAGGATGTGCCGTCGCCGGACGAGATCCGGGCCGTGCTCGACCGGCTCGGGCTGGAGCCGTGGGACATCACTCGGACTCAGGAAGCCGATGCGAAAGAGCTCGGGCTCAAGGAGTGGCCGCGCGAGGCCGGTTCGCGTGAGCGGTGGATCTCTGCCCTCGCCGAGCACCCGAAGCTCATCCAGCGGCCGATCATCACCGCGGACGACGGGACCGCCGTCGTGGCGCGCACCGACGAGGCGGTACGCGACGCGTTGGAACGCTGA
- a CDS encoding alpha/beta fold hydrolase: MTSTSAPMSFHEAYDEVLAVNWPAGTTHSQVTTPYGTTRVNSCGPGGAPPLVLLAGGGATSTVWYAQAAHLGRAHRVHAVDLIGDPGRSVAGERPIRTVADLTAWLDGVLDGLGAGRAALGGHSYGAWIALHYALHAPHRVRKLVLVDPTQCFAGFRPGYLLHALPMLIRPGAKRTRAFLEWETGGAALDPAWLRLRDTAARFPSARPVTGPRPAPEALGRLDVPTLILLAGRGRAHDPARVAAAAARLLPRATTATIPGATHHTLPLHGPTAGELNRRIEDFIG, translated from the coding sequence ATGACATCCACGTCGGCACCCATGTCGTTCCACGAGGCGTACGACGAGGTCCTGGCGGTCAACTGGCCCGCCGGAACGACCCACTCCCAGGTCACCACCCCGTACGGCACCACCCGTGTCAACAGCTGCGGCCCCGGCGGCGCCCCGCCCCTGGTGCTGCTGGCCGGCGGCGGCGCCACCTCCACCGTCTGGTACGCCCAGGCGGCCCACCTGGGCCGCGCCCACCGCGTCCACGCCGTCGACCTGATCGGCGACCCGGGCCGCAGCGTCGCGGGGGAGCGCCCGATCCGTACGGTGGCGGACCTCACGGCATGGCTCGACGGGGTACTGGACGGACTGGGCGCCGGCCGCGCCGCGCTGGGCGGGCATTCCTACGGGGCCTGGATCGCTCTCCACTACGCCCTGCACGCGCCCCACCGCGTCCGGAAGCTGGTCCTGGTGGACCCGACACAGTGCTTCGCCGGCTTCCGGCCCGGCTATCTGCTGCACGCGCTGCCGATGCTGATCCGGCCCGGCGCGAAGCGGACGCGGGCCTTCCTGGAATGGGAGACGGGCGGTGCCGCGCTCGACCCGGCCTGGCTGCGGCTGCGCGACACGGCCGCCCGATTCCCGTCCGCCCGCCCGGTCACCGGGCCCCGCCCCGCGCCCGAGGCCCTGGGCCGACTGGATGTACCGACCCTGATCCTGCTCGCCGGACGCGGCCGGGCCCATGACCCGGCCCGCGTCGCCGCCGCCGCTGCCCGGCTGCTCCCGCGGGCAACGACGGCGACGATTCCCGGCGCGACGCACCACACACTGCCGCTGCACGGGCCGACGGCCGGCGAACTGAACCGCAGGATCGAGGACTTCATCGGCTGA